Proteins encoded by one window of Nocardia goodfellowii:
- the gatC gene encoding Asp-tRNA(Asn)/Glu-tRNA(Gln) amidotransferase subunit GatC produces the protein MPAISRDEVAHLARLSRLALSEAELDQFAGQLDSILSHVRTINEVAAADVPPTSSPNPATNVTRPDEVRPSLTPEEALSGAPAVEEQRFMVPQILGEGE, from the coding sequence GTGCCCGCCATCTCCCGCGACGAGGTAGCTCACCTCGCCCGGCTGTCCCGGCTCGCGCTGTCCGAGGCCGAACTGGATCAGTTCGCCGGTCAGCTGGATTCGATCCTGAGTCACGTACGGACCATCAACGAGGTCGCCGCCGCCGACGTCCCGCCCACCTCGTCGCCGAATCCGGCCACGAACGTGACCCGGCCCGATGAGGTCCGGCCGAGCCTGACCCCCGAGGAAGCGCTGTCGGGCGCGCCCGCGGTGGAAGAGCAGCGGTTCATGGTTCCGCAGATCCTGGGGGAGGGCGAATGA
- the gatA gene encoding Asp-tRNA(Asn)/Glu-tRNA(Gln) amidotransferase subunit GatA: MSTASRATGGADLTTRTAAELAEQIHAGEVTSVEVTQAHLDRIAESDGEIHAFLHVAGDKALEAAERVDADLAAGKAPASALAGVPLALKDVFTTTDMPTTCASKILEGWVSPYDATVTTRLRAAGIPILGKTNMDEFAMGSSTENSAYGPTRNPWDTTRIPGGSGGGSAAALAAYQAPLAIGTDTGGSIRQPAAVTATVGTKPTYGTVSRFGLVACASSLDQGGPCGRTVLDTALLHEVIAGHDPRDSTSRKVAVPAVVAAAREGARGDLSGLKVGVVKELHSDSYQPGVLESFDAAVAVLKELGAEVIEVSCPHFEYALSAYYLVMPSEVSSNLARFDAMRYGLRVDDDGRHSAEQVMAATRAAGFGPEVKRRIMIGTYALSAGYYDEYYGQALKVRTLITRDFDQAYQQVDVLVSPTSPFTPWKLGEKVDDPLAMYLSDLCTLPTNLAGHPAMSVPSGLSKDDGMPVGFQIMAPALADDRLYRVGTAYEAARGAIA; encoded by the coding sequence ATGAGTACAGCATCGCGGGCGACGGGCGGGGCCGACCTGACCACGCGCACCGCCGCGGAGCTCGCCGAGCAGATCCATGCCGGCGAGGTCACCTCCGTCGAGGTCACGCAGGCGCATCTGGATCGCATCGCCGAATCCGACGGTGAGATCCACGCCTTCCTGCACGTTGCCGGGGACAAGGCACTCGAAGCCGCCGAGCGGGTCGACGCCGACCTGGCCGCCGGTAAGGCGCCCGCCTCCGCGTTGGCCGGTGTCCCGCTGGCGCTCAAGGACGTGTTCACCACCACGGACATGCCCACCACCTGTGCCTCGAAGATCCTCGAAGGCTGGGTCTCGCCGTACGACGCGACGGTGACCACCCGCTTGCGCGCGGCCGGTATCCCGATCCTCGGCAAGACCAATATGGACGAGTTCGCCATGGGCTCCTCCACCGAGAACTCGGCCTACGGCCCGACCCGTAATCCGTGGGACACCACCCGCATACCCGGTGGTTCCGGCGGTGGTTCGGCGGCGGCGCTGGCCGCGTACCAGGCCCCGCTGGCCATCGGCACCGACACCGGCGGCTCCATCCGCCAGCCCGCCGCGGTCACCGCGACCGTCGGCACCAAGCCCACCTACGGCACGGTGTCGCGCTTCGGTCTGGTCGCGTGCGCGTCCTCGCTGGATCAGGGTGGCCCGTGTGGCCGCACGGTGCTCGACACCGCGCTGCTGCACGAGGTGATCGCCGGGCACGACCCGCGCGACTCCACCTCGCGGAAGGTGGCGGTCCCGGCCGTGGTCGCCGCGGCACGCGAAGGTGCCAGGGGTGATCTCAGCGGGCTGAAAGTCGGTGTGGTGAAGGAACTGCACTCCGACAGCTATCAGCCGGGCGTGCTCGAATCCTTCGACGCCGCGGTCGCGGTGCTGAAGGAGCTCGGCGCCGAGGTGATCGAGGTGTCGTGCCCGCACTTCGAGTACGCGCTGTCGGCGTACTACCTGGTGATGCCGTCGGAGGTGTCCTCCAATCTCGCGCGCTTCGACGCGATGCGCTACGGCCTGCGCGTGGACGACGACGGCAGGCACAGCGCCGAGCAGGTCATGGCCGCTACCCGCGCCGCCGGTTTCGGCCCGGAAGTCAAGCGGCGCATCATGATCGGCACCTACGCGCTGTCGGCCGGATACTACGACGAGTACTACGGCCAGGCGCTCAAGGTGCGCACGCTGATCACGCGTGATTTCGACCAGGCCTACCAGCAGGTCGACGTGCTGGTCTCGCCGACCAGTCCGTTCACGCCGTGGAAACTGGGCGAGAAGGTCGACGACCCGCTGGCCATGTACCTCTCGGACCTGTGCACCCTGCCCACCAACCTGGCCGGGCATCCGGCGATGTCGGTGCCGTCGGGGCTGAGCAAGGACGACGGAATGCCGGTCGGATTCCAGATCATGGCCCCCGCGTTGGCCGACGATCGGTTGTACCGGGTCGGCACGGCGTACGAGGCGGCGCGCGGCGCGATCGCCTGA
- a CDS encoding SRPBCC domain-containing protein produces MGLTIDATVYIDAPADVVWRVLTDFDHYGDWNPFCLEAKTSLIPGEPIDMLVQLGPKRLRQREYVRSHTAGREFSYTMKPVPPNALHSLRSHTVTAVTPDRTRYESHFELNGWLNPVVRAVLGKHLRNGFEGMTAAVQRRAESLHAH; encoded by the coding sequence ATGGGACTGACCATCGACGCCACTGTCTACATCGACGCCCCCGCCGACGTGGTCTGGCGGGTGCTCACCGACTTCGACCACTACGGCGACTGGAACCCCTTCTGCCTCGAGGCGAAGACAAGCCTGATCCCCGGCGAACCGATCGACATGCTGGTACAACTCGGCCCCAAACGTCTGCGACAGCGGGAATACGTGCGCAGCCACACCGCCGGCCGCGAATTCAGTTACACCATGAAGCCGGTCCCACCGAACGCCCTGCACAGCCTGCGCTCGCACACCGTCACCGCCGTGACACCCGACCGCACCCGCTACGAATCCCACTTCGAACTCAACGGCTGGCTCAACCCGGTGGTCCGCGCGGTCCTCGGCAAGCACCTCCGCAACGGGTTCGAAGGCATGACCGCCGCCGTCCAACGCCGAGCCGAATCCCTGCACGCCCACTGA
- a CDS encoding SDR family NAD(P)-dependent oxidoreductase produces the protein MTRTWFITGANRGLGRAFTTAALAQGDRVVATARDPRTMSDLPDERLTVLPLDVRDREQVFATVGVAFAKMGTIDVIVNNAGYGLVGAVEELSEAQIRDQMDTNFYGALWVSQAAVPHLREQGSGHIVQISTVGAVGSLPLFGLYNASKWALEGFSASLADELRPLGIHVTLAQLGGFDTDWAKSSMKFATGLPAYRDLRTGILGMTDYPDPAAMTAVADDTEPAAGEWVEAAPEVAAEGLLALVNTANPPVRKVIGPGAHQMVAMALDQRRQDYLTDPEFIWPA, from the coding sequence ATGACCCGCACCTGGTTCATCACCGGCGCCAACCGCGGTCTCGGCCGCGCGTTCACCACCGCCGCCCTCGCTCAGGGTGACCGGGTCGTGGCGACCGCTCGCGATCCGCGGACCATGAGCGATCTACCCGACGAGCGACTCACCGTGCTGCCGTTGGACGTACGCGACCGCGAGCAGGTATTCGCCACGGTCGGAGTTGCTTTCGCGAAGATGGGCACCATCGATGTCATCGTCAACAACGCCGGCTACGGGTTGGTGGGGGCCGTCGAGGAGCTGAGCGAAGCACAGATCCGGGACCAGATGGACACCAATTTCTATGGCGCGCTCTGGGTTTCCCAGGCCGCGGTGCCGCATCTGCGCGAACAGGGCTCCGGTCATATCGTGCAGATCTCGACGGTCGGCGCGGTCGGCAGCCTCCCGCTGTTCGGCTTGTACAACGCGAGCAAGTGGGCCCTGGAAGGCTTCAGCGCCTCCTTGGCCGACGAACTGCGGCCGCTCGGCATCCACGTAACCCTTGCGCAGCTGGGCGGTTTCGACACCGACTGGGCGAAATCGAGCATGAAGTTCGCCACCGGACTTCCGGCCTACCGAGATCTGCGCACCGGCATCCTCGGCATGACGGACTACCCGGACCCGGCCGCGATGACCGCCGTGGCCGACGATACCGAGCCCGCAGCAGGCGAATGGGTCGAAGCCGCACCGGAAGTCGCGGCGGAGGGCCTGCTGGCGCTGGTGAACACGGCCAATCCACCGGTACGGAAGGTGATCGGCCCCGGCGCACATCAGATGGTCGCCATGGCCTTGGATCAGCGCCGCCAGGACTACCTGACAGACCCCGAATTCATCTGGCCCGCATAG
- a CDS encoding SGNH/GDSL hydrolase family protein, producing MRTVRALVASLLVVLPIAVGTAEAKPPEPPGWSSAWTTAPHRPSKAFLPTWSEAGFSNQTLRQVVRVTEGGAATRVQLTNRYGTAPLAVAGATIARTAPDGGIRPESVLDLTMGLARSFRIPAGADVDTDPAPLALAPMESVTITLYLAEPTGPATMHAQAAATSYRAAGDHRADPSGAAFTETTHSWYYLAGVEVLNLAPRRAGVVVFGDSITDGVGSTINADNRFPDELAERSAAAGNARAVLNQGIGGNRVTVDSSWLGDSARTRFQRDVLDQPGVGTVIILEGTNDIGLSSAEPAFDPVPVSAEQLIAAHRELIRRAHAAGLRVIGATLLPFGDSPYFSAEAEAKRQALNEWIRTAGEYDAVADLDTALADPTAPHRLNPPYDSGDHLHPNDAGYRAMADAIDLSELR from the coding sequence GTGCGTACTGTTCGCGCCCTCGTGGCATCGCTGCTCGTAGTACTGCCGATCGCCGTGGGCACGGCGGAAGCGAAGCCGCCCGAGCCGCCCGGCTGGAGCAGTGCGTGGACGACCGCTCCGCACCGGCCGAGCAAAGCCTTCCTGCCCACCTGGTCCGAGGCGGGATTCTCGAATCAGACGCTGCGCCAAGTGGTCCGGGTGACCGAGGGCGGGGCCGCGACCCGCGTGCAGTTGACCAATCGGTACGGCACGGCACCGCTCGCGGTGGCGGGTGCGACCATCGCTCGTACCGCGCCGGACGGTGGCATCCGGCCGGAGTCCGTGCTCGATTTGACCATGGGTCTGGCGCGGTCGTTCCGCATTCCGGCGGGCGCGGACGTGGACACCGACCCGGCACCGCTGGCATTGGCGCCGATGGAATCGGTGACGATCACCCTCTACCTCGCCGAACCCACCGGACCGGCGACCATGCACGCCCAGGCCGCCGCCACGAGCTATCGCGCGGCCGGTGATCACCGCGCCGATCCGTCCGGCGCCGCGTTCACCGAGACCACCCACTCCTGGTATTACCTGGCCGGAGTGGAAGTGCTGAACCTGGCACCGCGCCGCGCCGGTGTGGTCGTGTTCGGCGACTCCATCACCGATGGCGTCGGCTCGACCATCAACGCGGACAACCGTTTTCCCGACGAACTGGCCGAGCGCTCGGCCGCGGCGGGCAACGCACGGGCGGTGCTGAACCAGGGCATCGGCGGCAACCGGGTGACGGTGGACTCGTCCTGGCTGGGCGACAGTGCCCGCACTCGATTCCAGCGTGATGTGCTCGACCAGCCGGGCGTGGGCACCGTCATCATCCTGGAGGGCACCAACGACATCGGCCTGAGCAGCGCGGAGCCCGCCTTCGATCCGGTGCCGGTGTCGGCCGAACAGCTCATCGCCGCTCACCGCGAGCTGATCCGCCGCGCCCACGCCGCCGGACTGCGCGTCATCGGAGCGACCCTGCTGCCCTTCGGCGATTCCCCGTATTTCTCCGCCGAGGCGGAGGCCAAACGCCAAGCCCTCAACGAATGGATCCGCACCGCGGGCGAATACGACGCGGTAGCCGACCTCGACACCGCCCTCGCCGACCCCACCGCCCCGCATCGCCTCAATCCGCCCTACGACAGCGGCGACCACCTCCACCCGAACGACGCGGGCTACCGCGCGATGGCGGACGCGATCGACCTCTCCGAGCTCCGCTAG
- a CDS encoding alpha/beta-hydrolase family protein, translated as MTTTLERPDAVGEVTAGPTAPMGRNEQPPHRVAATARRVLSASPRIGTTSAIGIGTLVSLSPGLLPRTPGAQAILTALLIAIVLAVAGLSRMILRRRDIDLNLRFPAARRPLFVINALLIVGAAAQAGHWQNALRAAMGTPPIGPDYWLRCALGAAALVGICTGLARGFRWVLRRLGFARSVAMTLVAGVAGYALLMPSFVGWRQSTYVAANDRVDPALVQPVSFTRSGSADSAVSWGSLGAEGRKFVSGQAAGPVRVYVGMESAPDLDSRVALAVRELERSGGFTRSDIVVAVPTGSGWIDANAMKGLEQRFGDDAAVVGLQYSYAPSWVTFVFGRDDAIAAARALFTAVEQRVAELGGKNRLFVYGQSLGAYGGSSVFADDADQDRRTCAVLWAGPPAGHVHRSGATVLANSSDPVVHWSPTLLWRAPDLSGTRVDAPVPQWLPLASFVQTTADLLAALDAPAGHGHRYGTDQGTALGTC; from the coding sequence ATGACGACCACCCTCGAAAGGCCCGATGCCGTCGGCGAAGTCACCGCCGGCCCCACGGCGCCCATGGGCAGGAACGAGCAACCGCCACACCGGGTAGCGGCAACAGCACGGAGGGTGCTGTCTGCCTCGCCCCGGATCGGTACGACCTCTGCCATCGGCATCGGAACGCTGGTTTCGCTGTCGCCGGGTCTGCTGCCGAGAACTCCCGGCGCACAAGCCATCTTGACCGCACTGCTGATCGCGATCGTGCTCGCGGTGGCAGGATTGTCCCGAATGATCCTCCGACGCCGCGATATCGATCTCAACCTGCGCTTTCCCGCCGCCCGCCGACCGCTGTTCGTGATCAACGCCCTACTGATCGTGGGCGCGGCCGCCCAGGCGGGACATTGGCAGAACGCACTGCGGGCCGCGATGGGGACGCCGCCGATCGGACCGGACTACTGGTTGCGGTGTGCCCTCGGCGCGGCAGCGCTCGTCGGTATCTGTACCGGGCTCGCGCGGGGATTCCGCTGGGTGCTGCGACGATTGGGGTTCGCGCGCAGTGTCGCGATGACTCTGGTGGCCGGGGTGGCCGGGTACGCGTTGCTGATGCCGAGTTTCGTCGGATGGCGGCAGAGCACGTATGTGGCGGCGAACGATCGCGTGGATCCCGCACTGGTGCAGCCGGTTTCCTTCACGAGGTCCGGCAGCGCCGATTCGGCGGTCAGCTGGGGCTCACTCGGAGCCGAGGGGCGCAAGTTCGTCTCCGGTCAGGCCGCGGGACCGGTCCGGGTCTATGTCGGAATGGAGTCGGCGCCCGACCTGGATTCCCGTGTGGCACTGGCGGTCCGGGAGTTGGAGCGGTCCGGCGGTTTCACCAGGTCCGATATCGTCGTCGCGGTCCCGACCGGCTCGGGCTGGATCGACGCCAACGCGATGAAGGGTCTCGAGCAGCGGTTCGGCGATGACGCCGCCGTGGTCGGTCTTCAGTACTCCTACGCGCCGAGCTGGGTGACCTTCGTCTTCGGCCGCGACGATGCCATCGCCGCCGCCCGCGCCCTGTTCACCGCCGTGGAGCAGCGCGTCGCCGAACTCGGCGGGAAGAACCGGCTGTTCGTCTACGGCCAGAGCCTCGGCGCGTACGGCGGCAGCTCGGTTTTCGCCGATGACGCCGACCAGGATCGGCGCACCTGCGCGGTCCTGTGGGCGGGACCACCCGCTGGTCACGTCCACCGATCGGGTGCGACCGTGCTGGCCAACAGCTCCGACCCGGTCGTGCACTGGTCGCCGACGCTGCTGTGGCGCGCGCCCGATCTCTCCGGAACTCGCGTGGACGCCCCTGTCCCGCAGTGGCTTCCACTCGCGAGCTTCGTCCAGACCACCGCCGACCTGCTCGCCGCGCTCGACGCACCCGCCGGGCACGGACACCGCTACGGCACCGATCAGGGCACCGCCCTCGGGACCTGCTGA